Within Streptomyces roseirectus, the genomic segment CCTCGGCGGGCATGGACGCCTGGGCCGACCTGTACCAGCGGGTCGCCCGCGCCAACGGCGGCGAGCCGGACGCCGGGCGCAGGCTGCGCTCCTGGGCGCTGGAGGCGGGGTTCACGGACGTCACGTCGACGTCCGCGACCTGGACGTTCGCGTCCGAGGAGGAGCGCGCCTGGTGGAGCGGCCTGTGGGCGGACCGCACGCTGGCGTCCGCGTACGCCGACCGCGCCACGGAGGGCGGCCACGCGACGCTGGACGACCTGCGGGCCGTCTCGGACGCCTGGCGGGAGTGGGGACGGCAGCCAGACGCCTGGTTCTCGGTCCTGCACGGCGAGATCCTGTGCCGGAAGTGACCTGACGGCCGTCCCGTGGGCGGGCCCGCGTCGCGGCCGTTCACGGGGCTTCGGCCGACGGCCACCGGCCCCGCGCGTCCCGTCCTCAGGGCCGCATCTCGACGGTGAGCGCCCACCGCTCATGGTCGCGCCAGGCCCCGTCGACGTGGAGCATCTTCGGCGACAGCCCTTCGAGCCGGAACCCGGCACCGCGCGCGAGCGCGATGGACGCCGTGTTGCCCGGCTGGACGTTTATCTCCAGCCGGTGCAGCCGCATCGGCCCGAAGGCGTAGCCGACGACCAGGTCGAGCCCTTCGCGCATCAGCCCCCGCCCGGCGGCGTGCGCGAACGCGCCGTACCCGAGCGCCCCGCACTGAAACGCGCCCTCGACGATGTTGTTGATGTTGATGAACCCGGCGATCGCCCCGTCGTCCTTGGCGCACACCAGGAACCCGGCCTTGGTCGGGTCCTCGATCAGCCGCGACGCGTACGCGGTGTACGCGTCGACCGTGTCGGGCGGGAACAGCCACGGCTGGTGCAGTTCCTTGCTCTCGCGCGCCCGCGCGGCGAACTCGGCCCCGTCCCCGTAGGTGAAGTGGCGTATCCCCACGCGGGGCCCTTCGGCGAGATAACGCTGGTCATGAGGCATCCGACCAGCCTACGACGGCCCCGCGCGGGGCGGGGCCGCCGCTACCGTCGTCGGCGCACGAAGTACGCCCCGCACAGCGCCCCCACGACGGCGGTCGCGAGGAGCGCCGTCCACAGCGGCATCGTCACCTCGGGGATCAGCAGCCGGATCTTGGTGGCGCGGGTGTTCTCGAAGATGAAGACCAGCGCGAGCACGGCCAGCACCGCGACGGCGATCCGCCCCGGCGTGAGCACGCCGCCCGCGCCCTTCTTCGCCCCGCTCTCGGGAGTCGTCCTAGGGCTCATGCGACCAGCGTGCGCCCGCCCGGCCGCATCCGCACGGCGAGCCCCGCCCCGGAGCGAGCCCCACGGCCCTCACCGCAGCGCGGGTTCCTCCAGCGCCAGCGTCCCCGCGTCCGCGTCGAGCCGGGCGGCGACCCCGAAGGGCACCGTCAGCGCGCCGGGCGCGTGCCCGAAGCCGAACTCCTCGACGACGGGGACGCCGAGCCCGCCGAGCCGGTCGGCCAGCATGGCGCGGACGAGGGGGTAGGCGTCGCAGTCGGCCCAGGACCCGAGGAGCACGCCCCGCACGCCGTCGAGCCACCCGGCGCGCAGCAGCTGGGTGAGGTAGCGGTCGAGGCGGTAGGTCTCCTCCCCCACGTCCTCCAGGCACAGCAGCCCTCCTCGCGCGGACGCGCGCGCGTGGGGCGTGCCCAGTTCGGCGGCGAGCAGCGCCAGGCAGCCGCCGAGCAGGACGCCCGCGGCCCGCCCGCCGACCAGCGCGCCGCCGCCGGTCGCGGCGATGACCTGGACGGTCTCGGGGGCCATGAGGGTCGCCCGGAGGTGTTCCTGCGTGGCGGCGTTCTTGACGAAGTCGACGCCGGCCGCCATCGGCCCGTGCAGGGTGACGAGGCCGAGCCGGTTCGCGAACGCCTCGTGCAGCGCGGTGACGTCGCTGAAGCCGACGAGCACCTTGGGCCCGGCCGCGCGCATCGCGTCCCAGTCGAGGAGGTCGGCCATGCGCTGGACGCCGTAGCCGCCGCGCGCGCAGATGACAGCGTCGACGGCGGGGTCGCACCAGGCGCGCTGGAGGTCGGCGGCGCGGTCGGCGTCGGTGCCCGCGAGGTAGGGGAACTCGGCGTGCCGGTCGAGGACATGGGGCGCGACGACGGGGTCGAGGTCCCAGCCGCGCAGGACGTCGAGGCCGGCCTGGAGGCGTTCCTCGGGGATCGGCCCGCTGGGGGCGACGATCGCGACGCGGGCGCCGGGGGCGAGGCGCCGGGGCCTGGTCAACTCGTTCACGGGGCCTGTTCTTTCGTGGTTCGGGGCGCGAACACCTGGATGTAGAGGGCGAGTTCGGCCTCCAGGGCGCGCACGTTCGTGTCGGCCCGGCGGAATCCGTGCCCCTCGCCCTCGAAGGTGAGGTAGGTGTACGGCACATCGACGCGGGCCAGGAACCGTGCGGACTGCGCGGGCGGGCAGATGACGTCGTCCAGGCCCTGGAGCAGCAGGAACGGCACGCGGACGCGATCCGCGTGGTCCGCCGGGGAGCGCTGCGCGAACCGTTCGCGCGGTCCGATGAGGCCGTCGAGGTAGCGGGACTCCAGGTCGTGCGTGCCGCCGTCCGCGAAGGCGGCGGGGTCGAGGACGGGGTAGCGGATCGCGGCGCAGGCGTAGACGTCCGTGGCGGTCAGCGAGACGGCGGCGGTCCAGCCGCCCGCGCTGCCGCCCCGGATCGCGAGCCGCGCCCGGTCGGCGGTGCCCTCGTCGGCGAGGGCGAGGGCGACGGCCGCGCAGTCCTCGACGTCGGCAACTCCCCAGCGTCCGCGCAGCCGTTCGCGGTAGGCGCGGCCGTAGCCGGTGGAGCCGCCGTAGTCGACCTCGACGACGCCGATGCCCCGCGAGGTGAAGTAGGCGACCTCCAGGTCGAGCACGAGCGGCGCCCGGCTGGTGGGCCCGCCGTGCGCCCACACCACGAACGGCGGCAACTCCCCTTCGGGGGCCGTGTGTTCGGGGTTGCGCGGCGGGTACACCTGGGCGTGGATCTCCCGGCCGTCCGGCCCGGCGAAGGTCCGCACGACCGGTCGCGGCACGTACTGCGGGGCGACGGCGTCCCGGTGCGCGGCGCCGATCGCCCGGACCCGCCCGCTCGCGGCGTCCGCCTCGACGACCTCGTACCCGCGGGACGGGCTCGCGCCGACCCCGACGACCCGCTCCCCGCGCACGGCGAGCGTGGCGGCGAACTCGGTCCGCCCGCCGCCGAGTTCGGTGATCTCCCCGGTGGCGGGGTCCAGCAGGCCGAGGGCGGCGGCGCCCCGGCCGTGGACGACGGCGATCCGCCCGTCGTCCAGCGGCGCGAACCAGCGTTGCCCGAGCGTCCACAGCGGCCCGCCGAACTCCTCCTCGCGCGGGTGGAGTCGGCGTCCGTCGCGGTACAGGTTCCACCAGCCGTCGCGGTCGGAGACGTACAACAGGCCGCCGTCCGGGGCCCATTCGACCTGGGCGACGGACTCCCGCGGGCCGCCCGCGACGACGCGGGGTGGCCCGCCGTCCACGTCGGCGACGAGCAGGTCGGTGCCGTCCCACGGCATCCTCGGGTGGTCCCAGGCGAGCCACGCCATCCGCCGCCCGTCCGGGGACAGCCGGGGCCCGGTGACGAACCTCCGTGTGTCGTCGGTGAGTTCGCGGACGGCGCCGGATCCGTCCAGCGCGACGGCGGCCAGGACGCGCCGTACGTCGGTGGGCGCGGGGCCGGTGAACTCCTCCTTCACGCACCAGACTTCGCCGCGCTCCGGCAGCAGGACCGGGTCGGCCCAGCGCGGCCCGGCCGAGGTGAGCGGGCGGGGTTCGCCGCCGTCGTACCGGTAGAGCCGCTGGTCGGCGAAGTGGACGAACACCACGAGGAGTTGACCCTCGTGCAGGGTGCCCGCCCAGGGGGTGCCGCCGTACTCGTGGACCCGGCTGCGGACGTTCCAGGGCGCCGGCAGGACCGCCTCCTCGGTGCCGTCGGGCCGGCGGCGGACGAGGGCGCGGCGGCCGTCCTCGGCGGGCCGGGGCGCGGTCCACCACACCTCGTCGCCGACGAACGCGACGTGGTCGGGGCGGCCGTCGTGCGCGGCGGCGAGGTCCGCGGTGACGGGCGAGGGCCAGGTGCCGTACGGCAGGACGCGGTTCACGCGGTGCGCAGGAAACGGTCGAGGACGTCGACGCCGAAGCGCAGCGCCTCGACGGGGACGCGTTCGTCGACGCCGTGGAACAGCGCCTGGTAGTCGAGCCCTTCGGGCAGCTTCAGCGGCGCGAACCCGTACGTCACGACGCCGACCCGGGAGAACTGCTTGGCGTCGGTGCCGCCCGACATGCAGTACGGCACGGTGTGCCCCTCGGGTGCGAACTCCTGGACGGCGGCCCGGAGTCGGGCGTACGTCGGCGTGTCCAGCGGCGCCTGGAGCGCGACGGAGTGGTGCTGGAACTCCCAACTGACGTCAGGGCCGGTCAGCTTGTCCAACGTCTGCCTGAACTCGTCCTCGGCGCCCGCGAGATACCGTCCGTCGACGTAGGCGACGGCCTCGCCGGGGATGACGTTGACCTTGTAACCGGCGTCCAGCATCGTCGGGTTGGCGCTGTTACGGACGGTCGCCTCGACGAGGCGCGCGGCGGGGCCGAGCTTGTCGAGGAGGGCGTCGACGTCGTCGAGGTCGGCCTCGACGCCGTAGAGCGCGGCGAGTTCGGTGAGGGCGGCGCTGACCGTGGGGGTGAGGCGGGCGGGCCACTCGTACTCGCCGATGCGGGTGATGGCCGCGGCGAGGCGGGTGACGGCGTTCTCGCGGTTCACCTTCGAGCCGTGCCCGGCGCGGCCGCGCGCGGTCAACTTCAGCCAGGCGGTGCCGCGTTCACCGGCCGCGATGGGGTAGATCTCGCGTCCGGCGCCGTCGTGGAAGGTGAACGCGCCCGACTCGCTGATGCCTTCGGTGCAGCCCTCGAAGAGCCCGGGGTGCTTGTCGGCGAGGAACCCTGAGCCGTCCTCGGCGCTGGCCTCCTCGTCGGCGGTGAACGCGATCACCACGTCCCGCCGGGGCCGTACGCCCTCGCGCGCCCAGGAGCGGACGACGGCGAGGACCATCGCGTCCATGTTCTTCATGTCGACGGCGCCGCGCCCCCACACGACGCCGTCGCGGACCTCGCCGGAGAACGGGTGGACGCTCCAGTCGGCGGCCTCGGCGGGGACGACGTCGAGGTGGCCGTGGACGAGGAGCGCGTCCGCCGACGGGTCGGTGCCCTCGATGCGGGCGACGACGTTGGTGCGGCCCGGCACGCGCTCCAACAAGGCGGGTTCCAGGCCGGTTTCGGCGAGTTTCTCGGCCGCGTACTCGGCGGCGGGCCGCTCGCGGCAGTCGCCGCCGCCCCGGTTGGTGGTGTCGAAGCGGATCAGGTCGGACGTGAACGTCACGACCTCGTCCCGTGCCTGCTGGTCAGCCATACTGCTCCTCGATCGCCGCCGCGGCGATCGTCGTGACCGCCTTGAACGTCCGGATGCCGTCGTACATGTGCTCGCTCGTGTAGGCGACCTTGCGCTCCCCCACGCGTTCCACGCCGGGCACGACCGTCACGGCCATCGCGAGGTGTTCCGCGTCGAACTCGACGGCCACCGTGTGCGGGCCGGCGCTCACCGGGTCGTGGCGGACCGCCAGCGCCGTCGCCTCGCGGGCCGCCGCGCGGATGTCGGCGGCCGTGCGCGCGGGCGTGCGGCAGACGGCCGCGTAGCGCGACACGTGGTCCTTGACGGCGACCTTCCGCGCCTCGGGCGCGTACCCGAGGGCGTCCTCGCAGGCGACGTCGTCGCCGGTCACCAGGATCACGGGGACGCCGTACTCGGCGACGACGCGCGCGTTGAGCAGGCCCTCGCTGGCGCGGACGCCGTCCAGCCAGACGCCGGTGATGCTGTTGGCGAGGTAGGTGTGGGCGAGGACGCCCTCCATGCCGGCGCCGCCGTGGTAGCCGACGAACGCGATGCCGTCGACGTCGCCGTACTGGACCCCCTCCACCATGGACAGGTCCTTGTGACGGCCCGTCAACATGTCAACGCGTTCGTCAAGACGCTCAAGCAGCAGGTTGCGCATCGTGGCGTGCGCCTCGTTGATCATCACGTGCTCGGCGCCACCGTCGAAGAAGCCGCGGACGGCCGCGTCGACGTCCGAGGTGAACAGCTCCCGGCACCGCTGCCACTCCGGGGAACCCGGCCGCACGTCCGCCGGCCAGGTGACCCCGGTGGCGCCCTCCATGTCCGCGCTGATCAGGATCTTCATGAGGCGTCACGTTACGCCACGGCGTCAGCCGGGGGCTCGGCCAGTGCGGCGGCCAGCGTGGCGCGCGCCCGCGCGACGCGGGAGCGGACCGTGCCGACGGGGCAGCCGCTGCGGACGGCCACCTCCTCGTAGGGCCACCCGGCGATCTGGGTCAGCACGAACGCCTCCCGGCGCTCCGGGGGCAGCGCCGCCAGCAGGTCGAGCAGCAGGACGCCGTCCTCGAACCCGGGGGCGACGACCGCCTCCCACGCGTCGGAGTCGCACACGCGCGGGCGCACGGCGGCCCGGCGGTGGCTGTCGACGACCGCGCGCCTGGCGATCGTCAGCAGCCACGCGCGCGAGGAGCTGCGCCCCTCGAACCGGTGCAGGCTGCCGAGGGCGCGGACGAAGGTGTCCTGGACGAGGTCGTCGGCGCCCTGCGGGTCGGCGCTGAGGTGGATGACGTAGCGCAGCACGTCCCGGTAGAGCGCCCGCACCCAGCGGTCGACGGCTACGGGGTCGCCGTCGCGCGCGGAGAGCGCCCACGCGGTGAGCGAGGCGTCGGCGTCCGGGCACGGCGGAGGCAGCGTGGAGACAGTCACGTCGGGGTGTCCTTCTCGGGGTCACGTCCGAGACCGCGCACGCGTGCGCGTGCCGGTCCGGTGAAGGTGAAGAAAGGTGAGGTGGAGGCGGCCGGGTACGGCCGTGGCCCGAGGCGCGCGGGGGCGGCTCGGGGCGACGGCTGCCGTCAGGCGGCAGCGCACC encodes:
- a CDS encoding S66 peptidase family protein; the encoded protein is MNELTRPRRLAPGARVAIVAPSGPIPEERLQAGLDVLRGWDLDPVVAPHVLDRHAEFPYLAGTDADRAADLQRAWCDPAVDAVICARGGYGVQRMADLLDWDAMRAAGPKVLVGFSDVTALHEAFANRLGLVTLHGPMAAGVDFVKNAATQEHLRATLMAPETVQVIAATGGGALVGGRAAGVLLGGCLALLAAELGTPHARASARGGLLCLEDVGEETYRLDRYLTQLLRAGWLDGVRGVLLGSWADCDAYPLVRAMLADRLGGLGVPVVEEFGFGHAPGALTVPFGVAARLDADAGTLALEEPALR
- a CDS encoding LapA family protein, whose amino-acid sequence is MSPRTTPESGAKKGAGGVLTPGRIAVAVLAVLALVFIFENTRATKIRLLIPEVTMPLWTALLATAVVGALCGAYFVRRRR
- a CDS encoding GNAT family N-acetyltransferase yields the protein MPHDQRYLAEGPRVGIRHFTYGDGAEFAARARESKELHQPWLFPPDTVDAYTAYASRLIEDPTKAGFLVCAKDDGAIAGFININNIVEGAFQCGALGYGAFAHAAGRGLMREGLDLVVGYAFGPMRLHRLEINVQPGNTASIALARGAGFRLEGLSPKMLHVDGAWRDHERWALTVEMRP
- a CDS encoding prolyl oligopeptidase family serine peptidase, translating into MNRVLPYGTWPSPVTADLAAAHDGRPDHVAFVGDEVWWTAPRPAEDGRRALVRRRPDGTEEAVLPAPWNVRSRVHEYGGTPWAGTLHEGQLLVVFVHFADQRLYRYDGGEPRPLTSAGPRWADPVLLPERGEVWCVKEEFTGPAPTDVRRVLAAVALDGSGAVRELTDDTRRFVTGPRLSPDGRRMAWLAWDHPRMPWDGTDLLVADVDGGPPRVVAGGPRESVAQVEWAPDGGLLYVSDRDGWWNLYRDGRRLHPREEEFGGPLWTLGQRWFAPLDDGRIAVVHGRGAAALGLLDPATGEITELGGGRTEFAATLAVRGERVVGVGASPSRGYEVVEADAASGRVRAIGAAHRDAVAPQYVPRPVVRTFAGPDGREIHAQVYPPRNPEHTAPEGELPPFVVWAHGGPTSRAPLVLDLEVAYFTSRGIGVVEVDYGGSTGYGRAYRERLRGRWGVADVEDCAAVALALADEGTADRARLAIRGGSAGGWTAAVSLTATDVYACAAIRYPVLDPAAFADGGTHDLESRYLDGLIGPRERFAQRSPADHADRVRVPFLLLQGLDDVICPPAQSARFLARVDVPYTYLTFEGEGHGFRRADTNVRALEAELALYIQVFAPRTTKEQAP
- a CDS encoding sigma-70 family RNA polymerase sigma factor; amino-acid sequence: MTVSTLPPPCPDADASLTAWALSARDGDPVAVDRWVRALYRDVLRYVIHLSADPQGADDLVQDTFVRALGSLHRFEGRSSSRAWLLTIARRAVVDSHRRAAVRPRVCDSDAWEAVVAPGFEDGVLLLDLLAALPPERREAFVLTQIAGWPYEEVAVRSGCPVGTVRSRVARARATLAAALAEPPADAVA
- a CDS encoding M55 family metallopeptidase, coding for MKILISADMEGATGVTWPADVRPGSPEWQRCRELFTSDVDAAVRGFFDGGAEHVMINEAHATMRNLLLERLDERVDMLTGRHKDLSMVEGVQYGDVDGIAFVGYHGGAGMEGVLAHTYLANSITGVWLDGVRASEGLLNARVVAEYGVPVILVTGDDVACEDALGYAPEARKVAVKDHVSRYAAVCRTPARTAADIRAAAREATALAVRHDPVSAGPHTVAVEFDAEHLAMAVTVVPGVERVGERKVAYTSEHMYDGIRTFKAVTTIAAAAIEEQYG
- a CDS encoding M20/M25/M40 family metallo-hydrolase, which translates into the protein MADQQARDEVVTFTSDLIRFDTTNRGGGDCRERPAAEYAAEKLAETGLEPALLERVPGRTNVVARIEGTDPSADALLVHGHLDVVPAEAADWSVHPFSGEVRDGVVWGRGAVDMKNMDAMVLAVVRSWAREGVRPRRDVVIAFTADEEASAEDGSGFLADKHPGLFEGCTEGISESGAFTFHDGAGREIYPIAAGERGTAWLKLTARGRAGHGSKVNRENAVTRLAAAITRIGEYEWPARLTPTVSAALTELAALYGVEADLDDVDALLDKLGPAARLVEATVRNSANPTMLDAGYKVNVIPGEAVAYVDGRYLAGAEDEFRQTLDKLTGPDVSWEFQHHSVALQAPLDTPTYARLRAAVQEFAPEGHTVPYCMSGGTDAKQFSRVGVVTYGFAPLKLPEGLDYQALFHGVDERVPVEALRFGVDVLDRFLRTA